The window AAACTGAACGTTTTTAGCATTTCAGGCGCTTTGTTTGATCAATAGTCCCTGAAGTTTATCCAGAGACTTAGAAATTTCCAGCACTTCCTCATTTGGTATCTGGCGCAGAACTTGTTTGGTCTGCTGATCAATGAGTTTGACCACAACATGCTTAGAGTCTGGATCAATACTAAATTCTAAGCCTTGTGAACTAGATTGAAGTGATTTATTAATATCTTTCACCGCAGCCTCAACCTGTTCTCTGGTTGCTTGCGTTTTGCCCGCAGGAGTAACTGCTAGTGATGTATCTAGCGGCGTTGCTGCCTTGGCATTAGATGTCGGGGCGATGTTGCCAGATGGGGGACGATCTGAGACAGTTTGCCCTGATGGTAGTTGATTACCAGTCGAAAGAGCATCCATGATTGTTTCCTTTAAGTAAAATTCCCCTGGTCAAAAAATGACCAGGGGATTGCACTTTTCAATGAAGAGTTAAACCCCTGCCATTGATTAACGCAACAGAGCCAACACACCCTGTGGCAAGGCATTTGCCTGTGCCAAGATCGCTGTACCTGCTTGTTGCAATACTTGACCACGTGTCAAGTTAGCAGTTTCAGCAGCGAAGTCAGTATCCTGAATACGGCTACGGGAAGTAGTCAAATTCTCTGCCGTTGTTTGCAAGCTGCTGACAGCAGAGGCAAAACGGTTTTGATACGCACCCAAGGACGCACGTGAGCTATTGACCGATGCCAGAGCAGCATCAATGGTTGCCAAAGCAGACGTTGCACCCGATGCTGTGGTCAAATCCAGTGAAGAGAGGCCTGCGCCTGCCGTTGCTGTTGCCGCTGTGTTACCAGCAGTTAAGCCAGACGCTGTGGCACCAGCTCCAGCTACTGTCGTCGTACCTACTGCAAGACCAGTATTTGCAAGGGTTGCATTACCTTTTGTCGTAACAGTAAATCCAGCGCTTTGGGCTCCGGCAAGAGTTAAAACACCTCCTGTATTAGTGGCGGTAACACCAGTTTGTGATGTCTTGGCATTAATTGCAGCAGCTATTAATACACCTTGCGCTGTAGCAGTTGCAGCAGTGCCAACGGTGCCAATATCGACACCGTTGATATTGATGTCGCCTGCGCTAAGTGAGAAGTTAGTTCCGGTGATGGTTGTGCCACTTGTTGTACCTGTTCCACCATTTGCTAATGTAATACCAGCAGAGCTTGTCGATGACAACGATACTGTACCAACGGTTGTTTTAATACCAGCTGTTGCAGCAGCAATGCCTGTTGTTAAACCGGTGTTAGTATCGTTGGCGCCAGCGTTGGCAGATTTTGTGATGGTAATATTTCTAGCATCTGATGCGGTTAGTGATACGGCGCCTGTCGTGCTGTCAAAGGTTGCTGTTACACCAGTCTGGCTAGTTTTTGAATTGACTGCAGCGGTTACTTGAGCACCGCGTTCTGCGACAGAGCCTGCCGCCGCGAGTGCGCCAATATCGACACCATTGATTTTGATATCACCAGCGGCGATTGCGGCAGTAGCACTAGTTGCAGTGCCTGTCACAGTCGTTGCATTCGCACTGGCAGTAACACCAGTTTGACCGCTTACCGCATTAATTGCAGCGGCCTTTGCAATGGCGCTACCACTGGAGTTTGCACTGGATACGCCATCAGAGCTAGTTGCGCCAACGTTAAAGCCGTTAATGGCCAGATCGCCGGAGTTAAGGCCCCCAATCGCGTTAGTGCTGCCAGCAAGTGTTGTAGAGTAACTAGAGTTAGAA of the Undibacterium sp. 5I1 genome contains:
- a CDS encoding flagellin; the encoded protein is MASYINTNIASLNAQRNLTTSQNSLATSLQRLSSGLRINSAKDDAAGLAISQRLTSQIGGLNQAVRNANDGISLAQTAEGDLTQIGNNLQRIRDLAVQAANGSNSASDRAAINNESNQLISEINRVAGSSNFNGVHLLDGSFTSQGFQVGANGTSNDQINIASIASANSSSLGVGSNSSYSTTLAGSTNAIGGLNSGDLAINGFNVGATSSDGVSSANSSGSAIAKAAAINAVSGQTGVTASANATTVTGTATSATAAIAAGDIKINGVDIGALAAAGSVAERGAQVTAAVNSKTSQTGVTATFDSTTGAVSLTASDARNITITKSANAGANDTNTGLTTGIAAATAGIKTTVGTVSLSSTSSAGITLANGGTGTTSGTTITGTNFSLSAGDININGVDIGTVGTAATATAQGVLIAAAINAKTSQTGVTATNTGGVLTLAGAQSAGFTVTTKGNATLANTGLAVGTTTVAGAGATASGLTAGNTAATATAGAGLSSLDLTTASGATSALATIDAALASVNSSRASLGAYQNRFASAVSSLQTTAENLTTSRSRIQDTDFAAETANLTRGQVLQQAGTAILAQANALPQGVLALLR
- a CDS encoding flagellar protein FlaG, with product MDALSTGNQLPSGQTVSDRPPSGNIAPTSNAKAATPLDTSLAVTPAGKTQATREQVEAAVKDINKSLQSSSQGLEFSIDPDSKHVVVKLIDQQTKQVLRQIPNEEVLEISKSLDKLQGLLIKQSA